One region of Sulfuriroseicoccus oceanibius genomic DNA includes:
- a CDS encoding glycine zipper 2TM domain-containing protein: protein MKRKILIATTMLASCAMLGSCYHPDPYVQRGRNTGAVVGGVTGAVIGNNVKGGSSWGGAAIGAAVGGLAGDRYGKTNSMYHRSRPYYYY from the coding sequence ATGAAACGTAAAATTCTAATCGCAACCACGATGCTGGCATCCTGCGCGATGCTGGGCTCGTGCTACCACCCGGATCCTTACGTCCAGCGCGGGCGCAACACGGGAGCCGTGGTCGGTGGCGTCACCGGTGCCGTCATCGGCAACAACGTCAAAGGCGGCAGCTCATGGGGCGGAGCCGCCATCGGAGCCGCCGTCGGCGGCCTCGCCGGCGACCGCTACGGCAAGACCAACTCGATGTACCATCGCAGTCGGCCGTACTATTATTACTAA
- a CDS encoding NADP-dependent isocitrate dehydrogenase produces MSKDIPKIIYTKTDEAPALATHSLLPIISAFAGVSGVTVETRDISLAGRIIANFPEFLTEEQRIGDALAELGELAKTPEANIIKLPNISASIPQMKAAIAELQSQGYALPNYPDEPSTDAEKDIKARYDKIKGSAVNPVLREGNSDRRAPGAVKQYAKSNPHRMGAWSSDSKSNVAHMDGGDFFSNEKSVTVHGETDVKIELVGKDGSTTVLKESTPLLAGEVLDATRMSKKALVTFLEEQVARAKSEDVLFSLHMKATMMKVSDPIIFGHCVEVFFKDVFTKHADVIAELGVDPKNGFGDLVSKLGSLPAEKKAEIEADIAAVYAAGPEIAMVDSDKGITNLHVPSDIIIDASMPAMIRNSGQMWNAEGKTKDTLAVIPDSSYAGVYQATIDFCRENGAFDPTTMGTVPNVGLMAQKAEEYGSHDKTFEIPADGTVRVVDAAGNVLIEHEVEEGDIWRACQTKDAPIRDWVKLAVNRARATGVPAVFWLDKNRAHDAQLIEKVNTYLQDHDTEGLELHIMSPVEATEFSLARIKDGKDTISVTGNVLRDYLTDLFPILELGTSAKMLSIVPLMNGGGLFETGAGGSAPKHVQQFVAENHLRWDSLGEFLALAVSLEHLGSTFDNPKATLLGKTLDEATTKFLLNDKSPSRKVGELDNRGSHFYLALYWAEALAAQNEDESLQAVFAPVAERLAANEEQIVSELNSAQGVAVEIGGYYQPNEALTSQAMRPSATLNALLESIA; encoded by the coding sequence ATGAGCAAAGACATTCCAAAAATCATTTACACCAAGACGGATGAGGCACCTGCGCTGGCGACCCATTCGTTGTTGCCGATCATCAGCGCGTTCGCTGGTGTGTCCGGAGTGACGGTTGAGACTCGTGACATCTCGTTGGCTGGACGCATCATTGCCAACTTCCCGGAGTTTCTGACTGAAGAGCAGCGCATCGGTGATGCGTTGGCCGAACTTGGTGAGCTTGCCAAGACCCCAGAGGCGAACATCATCAAGTTGCCGAACATTTCAGCCTCGATCCCGCAGATGAAGGCTGCGATTGCCGAGCTGCAGAGCCAAGGCTACGCGCTGCCGAATTATCCTGACGAGCCATCGACTGATGCCGAGAAGGACATCAAGGCTCGTTACGACAAGATCAAGGGCAGTGCTGTGAACCCTGTGTTGCGTGAAGGCAACTCGGACCGTCGTGCGCCTGGCGCGGTCAAGCAGTACGCCAAGAGCAACCCGCATCGCATGGGAGCCTGGTCGTCGGACTCGAAGTCGAATGTCGCGCACATGGATGGCGGCGACTTCTTCTCCAACGAGAAGTCGGTGACCGTACATGGCGAGACCGATGTGAAGATTGAGTTGGTGGGCAAGGATGGATCGACCACCGTGCTCAAGGAATCCACGCCATTGCTCGCAGGTGAAGTGCTCGACGCGACCCGCATGAGCAAGAAGGCTCTGGTTACTTTCCTCGAAGAGCAAGTGGCCCGTGCCAAGAGCGAAGATGTGTTGTTCTCGCTGCACATGAAGGCGACCATGATGAAGGTGTCCGACCCGATTATCTTTGGTCACTGTGTGGAAGTGTTCTTTAAAGATGTGTTCACCAAGCATGCGGACGTGATTGCCGAGCTCGGTGTCGATCCTAAGAATGGCTTCGGCGACCTGGTGAGCAAGCTTGGTTCGCTGCCAGCGGAGAAGAAGGCGGAGATCGAAGCGGATATCGCAGCGGTTTACGCGGCGGGTCCTGAGATCGCGATGGTGGATTCCGATAAAGGTATCACCAACCTCCATGTGCCGAGCGACATCATCATCGACGCATCGATGCCTGCCATGATCCGCAATTCGGGGCAGATGTGGAATGCTGAGGGCAAGACCAAGGACACACTCGCTGTGATCCCGGACAGCAGCTATGCCGGCGTCTATCAGGCGACGATCGATTTCTGCCGTGAGAATGGCGCGTTCGACCCGACCACCATGGGCACCGTGCCAAACGTCGGTCTGATGGCTCAGAAGGCGGAAGAGTACGGCTCCCACGACAAGACTTTCGAAATCCCTGCCGACGGTACCGTCCGCGTCGTGGACGCCGCGGGCAATGTGCTCATCGAACACGAAGTGGAAGAAGGGGACATCTGGCGCGCATGCCAGACCAAGGACGCTCCGATCCGTGACTGGGTGAAGTTGGCCGTCAATCGTGCCCGCGCCACCGGCGTGCCGGCTGTGTTCTGGCTCGACAAGAACCGAGCTCACGATGCGCAGTTGATCGAGAAAGTGAACACTTACCTCCAGGATCACGACACCGAGGGGCTCGAGTTGCACATCATGTCGCCAGTGGAGGCTACCGAGTTCTCGCTCGCTCGTATCAAGGACGGCAAGGACACCATCTCGGTGACTGGTAACGTGCTTCGTGACTATCTCACCGATTTGTTCCCAATCCTCGAGCTGGGTACCAGTGCCAAGATGCTCTCGATCGTGCCGTTGATGAATGGCGGCGGATTGTTTGAAACCGGTGCCGGTGGATCGGCTCCAAAGCACGTTCAGCAGTTTGTGGCGGAGAACCACCTGCGTTGGGACTCGCTGGGTGAGTTCCTGGCATTGGCGGTTTCGCTTGAGCACCTGGGGTCGACTTTCGACAACCCGAAGGCGACTCTGCTCGGTAAGACCCTCGACGAGGCGACCACCAAGTTCCTTCTCAACGACAAATCACCGTCGCGTAAAGTCGGCGAGTTGGACAACCGTGGCAGCCACTTCTACCTCGCTCTGTACTGGGCCGAGGCGCTTGCGGCGCAGAACGAAGATGAGTCGCTCCAGGCTGTGTTCGCACCGGTTGCCGAGCGATTGGCTGCTAACGAAGAGCAGATTGTGAGCGAATTGAACTCAGCTCAAGGTGTTGCGGTTGAGATCGGTGGCTACTACCAGCCAAACGAAGCGCTCACCAGTCAGGCGATGCGCCCGAGCGCGACGCTCAATGCATTGCTTGAGTCGATCGCATAA
- a CDS encoding EF-hand domain-containing protein yields MKYLVTLATASLALSLASCEKRDGFALADTDGNQSISYQEFDRFMLEAIYSSVDVDGDSKVTLEEYLASGSDATKEGFKKVDANGDGVITPEEAKAFWESQQTMKSLFKKIDTNGDGQLSQEEVKTFFDKAAKAEGKTDLEKLSNAASQ; encoded by the coding sequence ATGAAATACCTAGTCACTCTGGCGACCGCATCGCTCGCGCTCTCACTCGCCTCGTGCGAGAAAAGGGACGGCTTCGCCCTCGCCGACACCGATGGCAACCAATCCATCTCCTATCAGGAGTTCGACCGCTTCATGCTCGAAGCCATCTACTCCTCCGTCGATGTGGATGGCGACTCCAAAGTCACCCTTGAGGAGTATCTGGCCTCAGGCTCTGATGCCACCAAGGAAGGCTTCAAGAAAGTCGATGCCAATGGAGATGGTGTCATCACACCCGAAGAGGCCAAAGCCTTCTGGGAGTCGCAGCAGACGATGAAGAGTCTGTTCAAGAAAATCGACACCAATGGCGACGGTCAACTAAGCCAGGAAGAAGTGAAGACCTTCTTTGATAAGGCTGCCAAAGCCGAAGGAAAAACCGACCTGGAGAAACTCTCAAACGCAGCATCCCAATGA
- a CDS encoding NlpC/P60 family protein yields the protein MIAALPTSVRLVLLLFLCAAMTSCGSTRKLRQQADAIVARVELPAQKVELRDLQRECHRLAQHRLPYVFGGESLGEGGMDCSGTIHHVLTRVGFRYVPRQSNHQYHWLAKAGTLKKASRLDERTLRKMRPGDLMFWKGTYRTGKRWPNVSHVMIYMGRDPNTGKHWMFGGRGQSASGRNGGGVDFFSFSPREGGRRNSKFIGFGRVPGVKR from the coding sequence ATGATTGCTGCCCTTCCAACTTCCGTCCGTCTGGTCTTGTTGCTTTTTCTGTGTGCTGCGATGACATCGTGTGGTTCGACGCGCAAGTTACGCCAACAAGCCGATGCGATTGTGGCTCGGGTTGAGTTGCCTGCGCAAAAGGTGGAGCTGCGTGATTTACAGCGGGAGTGCCACCGGCTGGCACAGCATCGATTGCCTTATGTGTTTGGAGGCGAATCGTTGGGCGAGGGCGGGATGGATTGTTCGGGTACAATACATCATGTGCTGACTCGTGTGGGATTCCGTTATGTGCCGAGGCAGAGCAACCACCAGTACCACTGGCTGGCAAAAGCGGGAACATTGAAGAAGGCGTCGCGTCTGGACGAACGTACGCTGCGCAAGATGCGGCCGGGGGATTTGATGTTCTGGAAAGGGACCTACCGCACAGGCAAGCGGTGGCCGAATGTCTCGCACGTGATGATTTACATGGGGCGCGATCCGAACACCGGCAAGCATTGGATGTTCGGCGGGCGCGGGCAGTCGGCGTCGGGCCGCAATGGTGGCGGGGTCGACTTTTTCTCGTTCAGTCCACGCGAGGGGGGGCGGCGCAACTCCAAGTTCATCGGCTTCGGGCGGGTGCCGGGGGTGAAGCGCTGA
- a CDS encoding glycosyltransferase family 39 protein, with protein sequence MTSASLSGSLRAIPNAPKARILWAFAIALMVAGVIAMVRLPIPWNDELQQAVAKRTAADQPPTVDQYIDLTLWWAAAAAAIIGALLTASHKLWTSRYAPVTEPLTSKAERRSTRITMWVALIAITAIAAFARAPRLDHSFWNDEEVTIQDYSWGKYSKQKVAGEAAELKFKPASWEKTLFYNRGGSNHVLNSALTKLTIQTDNAIRGNDGNFFSERTARIVPFLASLGTVLLIGWIGWRGFHPIAGIVAAATLALSPWHIRYSTEIRGYSLLLFLILVALVCLFLALHSGKRRYWVGFAIAEAGFMLSFFASVYVAVALNLAALAWIVTSGRSKSQLVEPTYRLLAANLAAAAIFIPLAAPSIPQFLYYLENPLIHGFAPGWLNDFYHHLVLGVPPWERSGELNAGITAPQLFAQAPWVESLLWRIVPAVVGLGIISALITRDRRQILLIAALTAGPVLGYLHNRLVDSPALPWYLLYSLLPFALLCGYACSLLLTAVKKPTTRLPLVLSSLVAAAWLTAYAIATQPQREHLAAVPRQPLREVAAELRGNAPTFGTPEIKDRVTAAVGFSVKRLRTYDPHIHTLRSVKDLRKVDEQATAAQLPVFIAVCGESLIAKDPKKKACLDYLHDPANGFTKYSRILGFETQFSYDIYSKEPSFQASTK encoded by the coding sequence ATGACTTCCGCCTCTTTATCCGGCTCCTTACGCGCCATTCCGAACGCCCCAAAAGCGCGCATTCTTTGGGCGTTTGCCATCGCGCTGATGGTGGCCGGAGTCATTGCCATGGTTCGGCTCCCCATCCCTTGGAATGACGAGCTCCAACAAGCCGTGGCCAAGCGTACCGCTGCCGACCAACCGCCAACTGTAGATCAATACATCGACCTAACGCTCTGGTGGGCCGCAGCCGCCGCGGCAATCATTGGTGCACTGCTCACCGCATCCCACAAACTCTGGACCTCACGGTACGCTCCGGTAACAGAGCCTCTCACTTCAAAAGCTGAGCGGAGAAGCACCCGCATCACGATGTGGGTTGCTCTCATCGCGATCACTGCAATCGCGGCATTCGCTCGTGCTCCGCGCTTGGACCACAGTTTCTGGAACGACGAAGAAGTCACCATCCAGGATTACTCGTGGGGCAAATACAGTAAGCAAAAGGTGGCCGGCGAGGCAGCCGAGCTCAAGTTCAAGCCAGCATCGTGGGAAAAGACGCTCTTCTACAACCGAGGTGGCTCCAATCACGTCCTCAATAGCGCACTCACAAAGCTCACGATCCAGACGGACAACGCCATCCGGGGAAACGACGGCAATTTCTTCTCCGAGCGTACCGCGCGCATCGTCCCTTTCCTAGCCTCGTTGGGAACCGTCTTACTCATCGGGTGGATAGGATGGCGGGGCTTTCACCCGATCGCGGGTATTGTCGCCGCAGCCACCCTCGCATTGAGCCCGTGGCACATACGCTATTCGACAGAAATCCGGGGATATTCCCTCCTACTGTTCCTCATCTTGGTCGCGCTGGTTTGCTTGTTCCTCGCCTTGCACAGTGGAAAGCGGCGCTACTGGGTCGGCTTCGCCATCGCCGAAGCGGGCTTCATGCTATCGTTTTTTGCTTCGGTCTACGTCGCCGTCGCTCTCAACCTCGCAGCCCTCGCGTGGATTGTGACGAGCGGTCGGAGCAAATCCCAGCTCGTGGAACCGACCTATCGTTTGCTTGCAGCCAACCTGGCGGCTGCCGCGATCTTTATCCCCCTGGCGGCTCCTTCGATTCCTCAGTTCCTCTACTACCTGGAAAACCCTCTCATCCACGGCTTCGCTCCGGGATGGCTGAACGACTTCTACCATCACTTGGTGCTCGGAGTTCCACCATGGGAGCGCTCCGGTGAGCTCAACGCAGGAATCACGGCACCCCAACTCTTCGCCCAAGCCCCATGGGTCGAGAGTCTGTTATGGCGCATCGTACCCGCGGTCGTCGGACTCGGCATCATCTCCGCGTTGATCACCCGCGACCGCCGCCAAATCTTGCTGATCGCCGCGCTCACAGCAGGCCCCGTTCTTGGTTACCTTCACAACCGGCTGGTGGATTCGCCGGCTCTCCCCTGGTATCTGCTCTATTCGCTGCTGCCATTTGCTCTGCTTTGCGGCTACGCCTGCTCGCTTCTGCTGACAGCAGTCAAAAAGCCCACCACACGCCTTCCTCTGGTGCTCTCAAGTTTGGTAGCCGCCGCATGGCTCACGGCCTACGCAATCGCCACGCAGCCCCAACGAGAGCACTTGGCTGCAGTTCCTCGCCAACCGCTACGAGAAGTCGCGGCTGAGCTTCGCGGCAACGCCCCTACCTTCGGTACTCCCGAGATCAAAGATCGTGTCACCGCTGCCGTTGGCTTCAGCGTCAAGCGTCTGCGGACCTACGACCCACATATCCATACCCTGCGCTCCGTGAAAGACCTCCGGAAAGTGGACGAACAAGCCACCGCAGCACAACTTCCTGTCTTTATCGCCGTCTGCGGAGAATCGCTGATCGCCAAAGACCCGAAAAAGAAGGCCTGCCTGGACTACCTTCACGATCCCGCCAATGGCTTCACCAAGTACTCGCGCATTCTCGGCTTCGAGACACAATTCTCCTACGACATCTACTCCAAGGAGCCATCATTCCAGGCATCTACCAAGTGA
- a CDS encoding NAD(P)-dependent oxidoreductase, whose translation MPNSKSYSSEKPARIGVVGTGFIATGLVSVLSHQPGMQPAKVLSRRPKDQFSGRVADLHTDSINELVDNCDLIVECSGDVHHATPIVDAAMNAGLPVVTMATEFHVTVGSYFAGKGLITEAEGDQPGCLAALHEEAVEMGFSPLVYGNIKGFLNHQPTVEDMEFWSNKQGISVPQVTSFTDGTKIQMEQAFVANGLKTDILTRGLSGIEGMGLEEGGNYLAERAEHHGKPISDYVLNGKLPPGVFITGRNEEADPNVLRYLKLGDGPFYTLIRPYHLCHLEIPRTIRRVLDGGGVLLNNTTTPTINVCAIAKKDIAAGTDVANAIGGQFFRGEATRIADEPNAVPIGLMDGCRVIRNLEAGQTVTLDDIELRDTQATQIWQSALRPQA comes from the coding sequence GTGCCCAATAGCAAATCTTACTCATCGGAAAAGCCGGCCCGCATCGGGGTGGTCGGCACTGGATTCATCGCAACCGGATTGGTCTCTGTCCTGAGCCACCAGCCCGGCATGCAGCCAGCGAAGGTACTTTCACGCCGTCCCAAGGACCAGTTCTCCGGTCGGGTAGCGGATTTGCACACCGACTCCATCAACGAGTTGGTAGACAACTGCGACCTCATCGTCGAGTGCAGTGGCGACGTCCATCACGCGACTCCGATTGTGGATGCCGCAATGAACGCCGGACTTCCGGTTGTCACCATGGCCACCGAGTTCCATGTCACCGTCGGCTCGTACTTCGCCGGCAAGGGCCTGATCACCGAAGCCGAAGGCGACCAGCCTGGTTGCCTCGCCGCGCTCCACGAAGAAGCGGTGGAAATGGGCTTCAGTCCGCTCGTCTACGGTAACATCAAAGGGTTCCTCAACCACCAGCCGACCGTTGAGGACATGGAGTTCTGGTCGAACAAACAGGGCATCAGCGTTCCCCAGGTCACCAGCTTCACCGACGGCACCAAGATTCAAATGGAGCAGGCATTTGTCGCCAACGGCCTCAAGACCGACATCCTCACCCGCGGACTTAGCGGCATCGAAGGCATGGGCCTCGAAGAAGGCGGCAATTACCTCGCCGAACGCGCCGAACACCACGGCAAACCTATCAGCGACTACGTACTCAACGGCAAGCTCCCTCCTGGGGTCTTCATCACCGGACGCAACGAGGAAGCCGACCCGAACGTGTTGCGCTACCTCAAACTCGGAGACGGCCCGTTCTACACGCTGATCCGTCCATACCACCTTTGCCATCTCGAGATCCCGCGCACCATCCGCCGAGTGCTCGATGGCGGTGGCGTGTTGCTCAACAACACCACCACCCCAACCATCAACGTCTGCGCCATCGCGAAAAAGGACATCGCCGCAGGAACCGACGTCGCTAATGCCATCGGCGGCCAGTTCTTCCGTGGTGAAGCCACCCGCATCGCCGACGAACCAAATGCCGTACCTATCGGCCTGATGGACGGATGCCGCGTGATTCGCAACCTCGAGGCCGGGCAGACCGTGACCCTCGACGATATCGAACTGCGCGACACCCAGGCGACCCAAATTTGGCAGTCCGCATTGCGCCCTCAGGCGTAA